A genomic region of Jeotgalibaca ciconiae contains the following coding sequences:
- the rpoC gene encoding DNA-directed RNA polymerase subunit beta', with amino-acid sequence MIDVNNFEQMQISLASPDKIRSWSYGEVKKPETINYRTLKPEKEGLFCERIFGPQKDWKCSCGKYNGIRYKGIVCDRCGVEVTRSKVRRERMAHIELAAPVTHVWYFKGIPSRMGLVLDMSPRALEEIIYFASYVVIEPGDATLEAKQLLTEREYREKRAQYGNSFHAAMGAEAIKQLLQRVDLEAECEELKEALKTATGQKRTRAIRRLDILDAFRVSGNKPEWMVMDVVPVIPPDLRPMVQLEGGRFATSDLNDLYRRVINRNNRLKRLLDLNAPNIIVQNEKRMLQEAVDALIDNGRRGRPVVGPGNRPLKSLSHMLKGKQGRFRQNLLGKRVDYSGRSVIVVGPFLKMYQCGLPKEMALELFKPFLMKELVQRELAGNIKNAKRKIERMDDDVWDVLEEVIREHPVLLNRAPTLHRLGIQAFEPVLVEGKAIRLHPLVCEAYNADFDGDQMAVHVPLSEEAQAEARLLMLAAQNILNPKDGKPVVTPSQDMVLGNYYLTMEEKGAVGEGMIFSTPNEVEMAYRNGYVHLHTRIALYTKSLPAKPWKENQKDKLLVTTVGKVMFNAIMPDEFPYLNEPTQGNLEEATPDKYFIDSSVNVKEFIENQEIIGPFKKKNLGNIIAAVFKKFQVTETSRMLDKMKDLGYSISTRSGITVGMADIIVLKSKKEIIDKAHKQVEATTRQFRRGLISDDERYNNVINTWNQAKDLIQAELMKSLRQENPIFMMSDSGARGNISNFTQLAGMRGLMASPSGKIMELPVISNFREGLSVLEMFSSTHGARKGMTDTALKTADSGYLTRRLVDVAQDVIVRDDDCGTDGGLDITSIREGNEVIESLEERLIGRYAQKAIKHPETGEVLVAHNELITEDRAREIVDVGIEKVTIRSVFTCNTRHGVCKYCYGMNLATGNEVEVGEAVGTIAAQSIGEPGTQLTMRTFHTGGVAGDDITQGLPRIQEIFEARNPKGQAVITEVTGDVISIDENAAERSKEVTVKGITDTRTYSVPFTGRMKVQEGDFVHRGDPLTEGSIEPKELLRVRDVLSVETYLLREVQKVYRMQGVEIGDKHVEVMVRQMLRKVRIMDPGSTEILPGTLMDIADFTDRNAASIRAGEVPATARPVLLGITKASLETNSFLSAASFQETTRVLTDAALRGKTDDLLGLKENVIIGKTIPAGTGMARYRKMSPQPVNTGTSSVYSINDAKNNEASLAATDNIEE; translated from the coding sequence TTGATAGATGTAAATAATTTTGAACAAATGCAAATCTCTTTGGCTTCACCTGATAAAATCCGTAGCTGGTCTTACGGGGAAGTCAAAAAACCAGAGACAATTAACTACAGAACATTAAAACCCGAAAAAGAGGGTCTTTTCTGTGAAAGAATCTTTGGTCCACAAAAAGACTGGAAATGTTCTTGTGGAAAATATAATGGGATTCGCTATAAAGGAATCGTCTGTGACCGTTGTGGAGTAGAAGTTACTCGTTCAAAAGTACGTCGTGAACGTATGGCTCACATCGAATTAGCAGCTCCTGTTACACATGTATGGTACTTTAAAGGAATTCCAAGTCGTATGGGTCTTGTATTGGATATGAGTCCTCGTGCGCTAGAAGAAATTATTTATTTTGCGAGTTACGTTGTAATTGAACCAGGTGACGCTACTTTAGAAGCGAAGCAATTACTGACAGAACGTGAATACCGTGAAAAACGTGCACAATATGGAAATAGTTTCCATGCAGCAATGGGTGCGGAAGCAATTAAACAGTTGCTTCAGCGTGTAGACTTAGAAGCAGAGTGTGAAGAGCTGAAAGAAGCTTTGAAAACTGCAACGGGTCAAAAACGTACACGTGCAATCCGTCGTTTAGATATATTGGATGCATTCCGCGTTTCCGGTAATAAACCGGAATGGATGGTAATGGACGTTGTTCCAGTTATTCCTCCGGATCTACGTCCGATGGTTCAATTAGAAGGTGGACGTTTTGCAACAAGTGATTTGAACGATTTATATCGTCGTGTGATTAACCGTAACAACCGTTTGAAACGTTTGTTAGATTTGAATGCACCTAATATTATCGTGCAAAACGAAAAACGTATGCTTCAAGAAGCAGTTGATGCCTTGATTGATAATGGTCGCCGTGGCCGTCCAGTTGTTGGACCAGGAAACCGTCCATTAAAATCCTTATCTCATATGTTGAAAGGGAAACAAGGTCGTTTCCGTCAAAACTTGCTAGGTAAGCGTGTAGACTATTCCGGTCGTTCCGTTATCGTTGTAGGACCATTCTTGAAAATGTATCAATGTGGTCTGCCAAAAGAAATGGCTTTGGAATTGTTCAAACCATTTTTGATGAAAGAGCTTGTTCAACGTGAGTTAGCTGGAAACATTAAAAATGCGAAGCGTAAGATTGAGCGTATGGATGATGATGTTTGGGATGTATTAGAAGAAGTGATTCGTGAACATCCTGTACTTCTGAACCGTGCACCTACTTTGCATAGATTAGGTATCCAAGCTTTTGAGCCTGTACTTGTTGAAGGAAAAGCGATTCGTTTACATCCGTTAGTGTGTGAAGCTTATAACGCTGACTTTGACGGGGACCAAATGGCGGTCCACGTTCCACTAAGTGAAGAAGCACAAGCAGAAGCACGATTGTTGATGCTTGCCGCACAAAACATCTTGAATCCAAAAGATGGAAAGCCAGTTGTTACCCCTTCTCAAGATATGGTTTTAGGAAACTATTACTTAACAATGGAAGAAAAAGGTGCAGTTGGGGAAGGAATGATTTTCTCTACTCCAAACGAAGTGGAAATGGCTTATCGAAATGGTTATGTGCATTTGCATACTCGTATTGCTTTGTATACAAAATCATTGCCTGCCAAACCATGGAAAGAAAATCAAAAAGATAAATTATTAGTAACAACAGTTGGGAAAGTTATGTTCAATGCAATCATGCCGGACGAATTCCCTTATCTAAATGAACCAACACAAGGCAACTTAGAAGAAGCAACTCCTGATAAATACTTTATTGATTCAAGCGTGAATGTAAAAGAATTTATTGAAAATCAAGAAATTATTGGACCATTCAAGAAGAAAAATCTCGGGAATATCATTGCTGCTGTGTTTAAGAAGTTCCAAGTAACGGAAACTTCGAGAATGCTGGATAAGATGAAAGACTTAGGCTACAGCATTTCTACTCGTTCAGGTATTACAGTAGGAATGGCGGACATTATCGTTCTTAAATCGAAAAAAGAAATCATTGATAAGGCTCATAAACAAGTAGAAGCTACTACAAGACAATTCCGTCGTGGTTTGATTTCTGACGATGAGCGTTACAACAATGTTATTAATACTTGGAACCAGGCAAAAGACTTAATTCAAGCAGAACTGATGAAGTCCTTGCGCCAAGAAAATCCAATCTTTATGATGAGTGACTCTGGAGCTCGTGGGAACATCTCGAACTTTACTCAGCTTGCAGGTATGCGTGGATTGATGGCATCTCCAAGTGGGAAAATCATGGAATTGCCGGTTATTTCAAACTTCCGTGAAGGACTATCTGTTTTGGAAATGTTCTCCTCTACTCATGGGGCTCGTAAAGGTATGACTGATACGGCTCTGAAAACCGCTGACTCGGGTTACTTAACTCGTCGTCTGGTTGATGTGGCGCAAGATGTAATTGTTCGTGACGATGATTGTGGTACAGATGGTGGTTTAGATATTACTTCAATTCGTGAAGGAAACGAAGTAATTGAATCATTGGAAGAACGTTTGATTGGTCGTTATGCACAAAAAGCAATTAAGCATCCAGAAACTGGAGAAGTATTGGTTGCGCATAATGAATTAATTACAGAAGACAGAGCAAGAGAAATTGTTGATGTCGGTATTGAAAAAGTAACGATACGTTCTGTATTTACATGTAATACACGTCATGGTGTATGTAAGTATTGTTATGGTATGAACTTAGCTACTGGTAACGAAGTTGAAGTTGGAGAAGCAGTTGGTACAATTGCTGCTCAATCAATTGGTGAACCAGGTACTCAGTTGACCATGCGTACTTTCCATACGGGTGGGGTTGCCGGTGATGATATCACTCAAGGTTTACCTCGTATTCAAGAAATCTTTGAAGCACGTAATCCAAAAGGACAAGCTGTTATTACAGAAGTTACGGGTGATGTCATTTCAATCGACGAGAATGCTGCAGAACGTTCGAAAGAAGTAACCGTTAAAGGTATCACCGATACACGCACTTACTCTGTTCCTTTTACAGGACGTATGAAAGTGCAAGAAGGCGACTTTGTTCATCGTGGAGATCCATTGACAGAAGGGTCGATCGAACCGAAAGAACTATTACGGGTACGTGATGTGTTATCTGTTGAAACTTACTTGCTGCGTGAAGTACAAAAAGTATATCGTATGCAAGGGGTAGAGATTGGCGACAAACACGTTGAAGTAATGGTTCGCCAAATGTTGCGTAAAGTACGTATCATGGACCCAGGTTCAACTGAAATCTTACCAGGTACATTGATGGATATTGCTGACTTTACTGATCGAAATGCTGCAAGTATTCGAGCAGGCGAAGTTCCTGCAACTGCCCGTCCAGTATTACTAGGTATAACGAAAGCTTCCTTGGAAACAAACAGCTTCTTATCTGCTGCATCCTTCCAGGAAACAACACGTGTTCTTACTGATGCTGCATTACGTGGTAAGACAGATGATTTACTAGGTCTAAAAGAAAATGTTATTATCGGGAAAACAATCCCTGCTGGTACGGGTATGGCTCGTTACCGCAAGATG
- the rpoB gene encoding DNA-directed RNA polymerase subunit beta: MKKLLGHNVKYGKHRTRRSYSRISEVLELPNLIELQTDSYQWFLEKGLREMFSDISPIEDHTGNLALDFLDYELHEPKYTVAEARQHDANYSAPIYVKLRLINKETGEIKDQEVFFGDFPLMTEMGTFIINGAERVIVSQLVRSPGVYFHNKIDKNGKETFGNTMIPNRGAWMEFETDAKDISYVRIDRTRKIPLTVLIRALGFGSDDQILEIFGNNDSLKLTIEKDVHKVSSDSRTEEGLKDIYERLRPGEPKTADSSRNLLYARFFDPRRYDLAPVGRYKLNKKLNIKTRLYNQILAETLVDPETGEILAEKGTELNREVMDKLGSYLDNGLNEVVLHPSEDGVVTEPVHVQVVKVYSKADPEKEINIIGNGEVAEDIKHLTTADVFASINYFFNLYEGLGNIDDIDHLGNRRIRSVGELLQNQFRIGLSRMERVVRERMSIQDVSTITPQQLINIRPVVASIKEFFGSSQLSQFMDQTNPLGELTHKRRLSALGPGGLTRDRAGYEVRDVHYSHYGRMCPIETPEGPNIGLINSLSSYAKINDYGFIETPYRRVDWNTHKVTDTIDYLTADEEDNFVVAQANSLLNEDGSFANDIVMARYIHDNLEVPIERVDYMDVSPKQVVAVATACIPFLENDDSNRALMGANMQRQAVPLINPKSPLIGTGMEYKAAHDSGAALLCNNDGVVEYVDANEIRVRREDGALDKYNVIKFQRSNSGTCYNQRPIISVGEEVEKGDILADGPSMEQGEMALGQNILVAFMTWEGYNYEDAVIMNERLVKDDVYTSIHIEEYESEARDTKLGPEEITREIPNVGEDALKDLDERGIIRIGAEVRDNDILVGKVTPKGVTELSAEERLLHAIFGEKAREVRDTSLRVPHGGGGIVHDVKVFTREAGDELSPGVNLLVRVYIVQKRKISEGDKMAGRHGNKGVVSRIMPEEDMPYMPDGTPVDIMLNPLGVPSRMNIGQVLELHLGMAARQLGIHIATPVFDGANEEDVWGTVEEAGMAKDAKTVLYDGRTGEPFDNRISVGIMYYLKLSHMVDDKLHARSTGPYSLVTQQPLGGKAQFGGQRFGEMEVWALEAYGAAYTLQEILTYKSDDVVGRVKTYEAIVKGETIPKPGVPESFRVLVKELQALGLDMKVLDENKEEIELRDMDEEDDVVNFERLNKQTEVKKESEEE; encoded by the coding sequence GTGAAGAAGTTGTTAGGACACAATGTTAAATACGGGAAACATCGTACCCGCAGAAGTTATTCACGTATCAGTGAAGTTTTAGAACTTCCCAACCTGATTGAACTTCAAACGGATTCTTACCAATGGTTCTTAGAAAAAGGACTACGAGAAATGTTTAGTGATATTTCTCCAATTGAAGATCATACAGGTAACTTAGCCTTAGATTTTTTGGATTATGAACTGCATGAACCAAAATATACAGTAGCAGAAGCGCGTCAACACGATGCAAACTACTCAGCTCCTATTTATGTGAAGCTTCGTTTAATTAATAAAGAAACGGGCGAAATTAAAGATCAAGAAGTATTCTTTGGTGATTTCCCACTAATGACAGAAATGGGGACATTCATTATCAACGGTGCGGAACGTGTTATCGTTTCTCAATTGGTACGTTCTCCAGGAGTCTACTTCCACAACAAGATTGACAAAAATGGAAAAGAAACATTCGGAAATACCATGATTCCCAACCGTGGAGCGTGGATGGAATTTGAAACTGACGCAAAAGACATTTCTTATGTTCGTATCGACCGTACGCGTAAAATTCCATTAACGGTATTAATCCGTGCACTAGGATTTGGATCAGATGATCAAATCTTAGAGATTTTTGGTAACAACGACAGCTTAAAACTAACAATCGAAAAAGATGTTCATAAAGTTTCTTCTGATTCAAGAACCGAAGAAGGCTTGAAAGATATCTATGAGCGTCTTCGTCCAGGTGAGCCGAAAACGGCAGACAGCTCGCGTAATCTCCTTTATGCACGTTTCTTCGATCCAAGAAGATATGACTTAGCGCCTGTTGGACGTTACAAATTAAACAAAAAATTAAATATCAAAACACGACTTTACAATCAAATTCTTGCTGAAACACTAGTTGACCCTGAAACAGGAGAAATTCTTGCTGAAAAAGGTACCGAATTAAACCGTGAAGTAATGGATAAACTAGGCAGTTATTTGGACAATGGTCTAAACGAAGTTGTCTTGCATCCATCGGAGGATGGTGTAGTAACTGAACCTGTTCATGTTCAAGTAGTAAAAGTTTATTCAAAAGCAGATCCTGAGAAAGAAATTAATATTATTGGGAATGGTGAAGTTGCAGAAGATATTAAACATCTAACAACAGCAGATGTTTTTGCTTCTATCAATTACTTCTTTAATCTTTATGAAGGTTTAGGAAATATTGATGATATTGACCACTTAGGGAATCGTCGTATTCGTTCAGTAGGTGAATTATTACAAAATCAATTCCGTATTGGATTATCCCGTATGGAACGTGTGGTTCGTGAAAGAATGTCTATCCAAGATGTTTCAACAATTACCCCTCAACAATTGATTAATATTCGCCCTGTTGTTGCTTCAATCAAAGAATTCTTTGGTTCTTCCCAGTTATCTCAATTTATGGACCAAACCAATCCTTTGGGTGAATTGACGCATAAACGTCGTCTATCTGCACTGGGACCTGGTGGTTTAACGCGTGACCGTGCTGGATATGAAGTTCGTGACGTTCACTATTCTCACTACGGCCGCATGTGTCCGATTGAAACTCCTGAAGGACCTAACATCGGGTTAATTAACAGCTTGTCTTCTTATGCGAAAATTAACGACTATGGTTTCATTGAAACTCCTTATCGCCGTGTTGATTGGAATACCCACAAAGTTACGGATACAATCGATTATTTAACAGCTGATGAGGAAGATAATTTTGTGGTTGCCCAAGCAAACTCTTTGTTAAACGAAGATGGCAGCTTTGCAAATGATATTGTTATGGCTCGTTATATTCATGATAACTTGGAAGTTCCGATTGAACGCGTCGATTACATGGACGTTTCTCCAAAACAAGTTGTTGCCGTTGCGACAGCGTGTATTCCTTTCTTGGAAAACGATGACTCCAACCGTGCGCTAATGGGAGCGAACATGCAGCGTCAAGCTGTTCCATTAATCAATCCTAAGTCTCCGCTTATTGGAACAGGGATGGAATATAAAGCAGCTCATGACTCTGGTGCGGCTCTTTTGTGTAATAACGATGGCGTTGTGGAGTATGTAGATGCAAACGAAATTCGCGTACGCCGCGAAGATGGCGCGTTAGATAAGTACAATGTAATTAAGTTCCAACGTTCAAACTCGGGTACTTGTTATAACCAACGTCCAATTATTAGCGTGGGCGAAGAAGTTGAAAAAGGCGATATTTTAGCGGATGGACCTTCTATGGAACAAGGCGAAATGGCTTTAGGACAAAATATACTTGTTGCCTTCATGACATGGGAAGGTTACAACTATGAAGATGCCGTTATCATGAATGAACGTCTAGTAAAAGATGATGTTTATACATCGATTCATATTGAAGAGTATGAGTCAGAAGCTCGTGATACAAAGCTTGGACCGGAAGAAATTACTCGTGAAATTCCTAACGTTGGGGAAGACGCTTTGAAGGACTTAGACGAACGCGGTATTATCCGTATTGGTGCGGAAGTTCGCGATAATGATATTCTAGTAGGGAAAGTAACACCTAAAGGGGTAACAGAACTTTCTGCAGAAGAACGTCTGTTACATGCCATCTTTGGTGAAAAAGCTCGTGAAGTACGTGATACCTCACTTCGTGTTCCACACGGGGGCGGCGGTATTGTTCATGATGTGAAAGTCTTTACTCGTGAAGCAGGCGATGAGTTATCTCCAGGTGTGAACTTATTGGTTCGTGTTTATATCGTTCAAAAACGTAAAATCAGCGAAGGAGATAAAATGGCTGGGCGACATGGTAATAAAGGGGTTGTATCCCGAATTATGCCGGAAGAAGATATGCCTTATATGCCAGACGGCACGCCAGTTGATATTATGTTGAATCCACTTGGGGTTCCATCACGTATGAATATTGGACAAGTATTAGAACTGCACTTAGGAATGGCTGCTCGTCAACTAGGTATTCATATTGCAACTCCAGTTTTTGATGGAGCAAATGAAGAAGATGTATGGGGAACTGTAGAAGAAGCTGGAATGGCGAAAGATGCAAAAACAGTTCTTTATGACGGTCGTACAGGAGAACCGTTTGACAACCGTATTTCTGTCGGAATCATGTATTACTTGAAACTCTCCCATATGGTGGATGACAAGCTGCATGCTCGTTCAACAGGGCCTTACTCTCTGGTTACACAACAACCACTAGGAGGAAAAGCACAATTTGGTGGACAACGTTTTGGAGAAATGGAAGTTTGGGCATTGGAAGCATATGGTGCTGCTTATACCCTTCAAGAAATTCTAACTTACAAATCAGATGACGTTGTTGGTCGTGTGAAGACATACGAAGCGATTGTTAAAGGCGAGACAATTCCGAAACCTGGTGTACCAGAATCTTTCCGTGTGTTGGTAAAAGAGTTACAAGCACTAGGATTGGATATGAAGGTATTAGATGAAAATAAAGAAGAAATCGAATTGCGCGACATGGACGAAGAAGATGACGTGGTAAACTTCGAACGGTTAAACAAGCAAACAGAAGTTAAAAAAGAATCAGAAGAAGAGTAA
- a CDS encoding class I SAM-dependent methyltransferase: MSDHYYTKNPNAKSDETTWTFSLRGKEFRFITDSGVFSKNTVDFGSRLLIDSFELAEGTTGNLLDVGCGYGPIGLSLATLYPKRTIEMVDVNERALDLTRRNAQANQVANVKIYASSMYDQVNEKSRFAAIITNPPIRAGKKIVHEILSKAYDYLEDNGTLTAVIQKKQGAPSAQQKMQDVFGNAEVVARDKGYWIIRSQKVVDNH, translated from the coding sequence ATGTCTGATCATTACTATACAAAAAATCCAAATGCCAAAAGCGATGAAACAACATGGACCTTTTCATTACGAGGAAAAGAGTTTCGTTTTATAACGGACTCAGGTGTTTTCTCTAAAAATACGGTAGATTTTGGATCTCGTTTGTTAATTGATTCTTTTGAGCTGGCAGAAGGAACGACAGGCAATCTTTTGGACGTTGGATGTGGATATGGGCCAATCGGCCTTTCGCTTGCAACACTGTATCCGAAAAGAACGATTGAAATGGTAGATGTGAATGAGCGTGCGTTGGATTTAACTCGTCGAAATGCTCAAGCTAATCAAGTGGCGAACGTAAAAATTTATGCTTCATCCATGTATGACCAAGTAAATGAGAAGAGCCGTTTTGCGGCAATCATAACGAACCCTCCAATTAGAGCTGGGAAAAAAATCGTTCACGAGATTTTAAGTAAAGCCTATGATTACTTAGAGGATAATGGAACCTTAACTGCTGTTATCCAAAAAAAACAAGGAGCACCTAGCGCTCAACAAAAGATGCAAGATGTTTTCGGTAATGCAGAAGTGGTTGCTCGCGATAAAGGTTACTGGATTATTCGAAGCCAAAAAGTTGTTGACAATCATTGA
- the rplL gene encoding 50S ribosomal protein L7/L12: MALNVEQIIADIKEATVLELNDLVKAIEEEFGVTAAAPVAAAGGAGEAAAEEQTEFNVELTSAGDSKIKVIKVVREATGLGLKEAKALVDGAPGVIKEGLSKEDAEALKAQLEEVGAGVEVK, translated from the coding sequence ATGGCATTGAATGTAGAACAAATTATTGCTGACATTAAAGAAGCAACAGTTCTTGAATTGAACGACTTAGTTAAAGCAATCGAAGAAGAATTTGGTGTAACGGCAGCAGCTCCTGTAGCAGCAGCTGGTGGCGCTGGTGAAGCAGCAGCTGAAGAACAAACAGAATTTAACGTAGAATTAACTTCTGCTGGAGATTCTAAAATCAAAGTTATTAAAGTTGTTCGTGAAGCAACTGGCCTTGGCTTGAAAGAAGCTAAAGCATTAGTTGACGGAGCACCTGGCGTAATCAAAGAAGGTCTATCTAAAGAAGACGCTGAAGCTTTGAAAGCTCAATTAGAAGAAGTTGGAGCAGGCGTAGAAGTTAAATAA
- the rplJ gene encoding 50S ribosomal protein L10 — translation MSEAAIAKKQLLVEDATAKLQESASVVVVDYLGLTVAEVTDLRKQLRDAGVEMKVLKNSVISRAAEAAGLEGMGDIFKGPTAVAFSTEDVVAPAKIIADFAKQADNLEIKGGVIEGKVSSKEEIEALAKLPNREGMLSMLLSVLQAPVRNFALAVKAVSEKDNEAA, via the coding sequence ATGAGTGAAGCTGCTATCGCTAAAAAACAACTACTAGTTGAAGATGCTACAGCTAAATTGCAAGAATCTGCTTCAGTTGTCGTAGTTGATTACTTAGGTCTTACTGTTGCAGAGGTGACAGATCTAAGAAAACAATTGCGTGATGCTGGCGTAGAAATGAAAGTGTTGAAAAACTCAGTTATTTCTCGTGCTGCAGAAGCTGCAGGTCTAGAAGGAATGGGAGACATTTTTAAAGGACCTACTGCTGTTGCATTCAGTACAGAAGATGTTGTAGCGCCTGCTAAAATTATTGCAGATTTTGCTAAACAAGCAGATAATTTAGAAATCAAAGGTGGCGTTATCGAAGGCAAAGTTTCTTCTAAAGAAGAAATCGAAGCTCTTGCTAAATTGCCAAACCGCGAAGGAATGTTGTCTATGTTGCTTTCAGTATTACAAGCACCTGTACGCAACTTTGCATTGGCTGTTAAAGCAGTATCTGAAAAAGATAACGAAGCTGCATAA
- the rplA gene encoding 50S ribosomal protein L1 encodes MAKKSKQFRAALEKVEKTKNYTAEEALALVKEVDFAKFDATIEVAYRLGIDTRKNDQQIRGAVVLPHGTGKTQRVLVFAKGEKAKEAEAAGADYVGEADLAQKIQGGWFDFDVVVATPDMMGEVGRLGRVLGPKGLMPNPKTGTVTMDVTKAVEEIKAGKVTYRADKQGNIHVPIGKVSFDNEKLIENFRTIHDVVLRAKPASAKGQYIKNLSVASTFGPGVKVDSNSFGK; translated from the coding sequence ATGGCTAAAAAAAGTAAACAATTCCGTGCTGCTCTTGAGAAAGTAGAAAAAACAAAAAATTATACTGCTGAAGAAGCATTAGCATTGGTAAAAGAAGTTGACTTTGCTAAATTCGATGCAACAATTGAAGTTGCATACCGTTTAGGCATTGACACTCGTAAAAATGATCAACAAATCCGTGGGGCAGTTGTATTACCGCATGGTACTGGTAAAACACAACGCGTATTAGTGTTTGCTAAAGGCGAAAAAGCTAAAGAAGCTGAAGCTGCTGGAGCAGACTACGTTGGAGAAGCAGACTTGGCTCAAAAAATCCAAGGCGGCTGGTTCGACTTTGACGTTGTTGTAGCAACCCCTGATATGATGGGTGAAGTAGGCCGTCTAGGTCGCGTATTAGGACCTAAAGGCTTAATGCCAAACCCTAAAACTGGAACAGTTACAATGGACGTAACAAAAGCTGTTGAAGAAATCAAAGCTGGTAAAGTTACATACCGTGCTGATAAGCAAGGTAACATCCATGTTCCAATCGGAAAGGTATCTTTTGATAACGAAAAATTAATTGAAAACTTCCGCACAATCCATGATGTAGTTTTGCGTGCTAAACCAGCATCTGCAAAAGGACAATACATCAAAAACTTGAGCGTTGCTTCTACGTTTGGACCTGGTGTCAAAGTAGATTCAAACTCATTTGGTAAATAA
- the rplK gene encoding 50S ribosomal protein L11: MAKKVMKLVKLQIPAGKASPAPPVGPALGQAGVNIMGFCKEFNARTQEQAGMIIPVVITVFEDRSFTFITKTPPAPVLLKKAAGLDKASGEPNKNKVGSVTRDQVKEIAEVKMQDLNAADVEAAMRMVEGTARSMGITIQD, from the coding sequence GTGGCTAAAAAAGTTATGAAATTAGTTAAGTTGCAAATTCCTGCAGGTAAGGCATCCCCTGCTCCACCAGTAGGTCCTGCATTAGGTCAAGCTGGCGTGAACATTATGGGATTCTGTAAAGAATTTAATGCTCGCACTCAAGAACAAGCAGGAATGATTATTCCGGTTGTAATCACTGTGTTTGAAGATCGTTCATTCACATTCATTACAAAAACTCCTCCAGCTCCAGTGTTACTTAAAAAAGCAGCTGGATTGGATAAGGCATCCGGAGAACCAAACAAAAATAAAGTTGGCTCTGTAACTCGTGATCAAGTAAAAGAAATTGCTGAAGTAAAAATGCAAGATTTAAATGCAGCAGACGTAGAAGCTGCTATGCGTATGGTCGAAGGTACTGCTCGTTCAATGGGTATTACTATTCAAGACTAA
- the nusG gene encoding transcription termination/antitermination protein NusG, with translation METVENEKSWYVLHTYSGYENKVKMNLESRAQSMNMENHIFRVVVPEEEEVEIKDGEEKKKVHKTFPGYVLVEMIMSDESWYVVRNTPGVTGFVGSHGAGSKPAPLLPDEIEWILKRMGMSTRIHDTNFEKGESVTITEGAFNNLSGIVEEVDSEKGKLKVLIEMFGRETIAELDYDQVDKI, from the coding sequence TTGGAAACTGTTGAGAACGAAAAGAGTTGGTATGTTTTACATACTTATTCTGGATACGAAAATAAAGTAAAAATGAACCTTGAGTCTCGTGCACAAAGTATGAACATGGAAAATCATATTTTTCGTGTGGTTGTGCCGGAAGAAGAAGAAGTAGAAATAAAAGATGGGGAAGAAAAGAAGAAAGTTCACAAAACTTTCCCAGGTTATGTGCTAGTTGAGATGATCATGTCGGATGAATCTTGGTATGTGGTACGTAACACACCAGGTGTAACAGGATTTGTTGGCTCTCACGGCGCGGGAAGCAAGCCGGCTCCTCTATTACCTGATGAAATTGAGTGGATTCTAAAACGCATGGGTATGAGTACGCGTATACATGATACAAACTTCGAAAAAGGTGAGAGTGTGACAATCACTGAAGGAGCATTCAATAACTTGTCAGGTATCGTAGAAGAAGTAGATTCTGAAAAAGGTAAATTAAAAGTACTAATCGAAATGTTCGGCCGGGAAACGATTGCTGAATTAGATTACGATCAAGTAGATAAAATATAA
- the secE gene encoding preprotein translocase subunit SecE yields MKFLKSVKDEMKQVTWPTGKELSKYTSTVVVTVLLFAAFFAVVDFGITELLGLIMN; encoded by the coding sequence ATGAAATTCTTGAAAAGCGTTAAAGACGAAATGAAGCAAGTAACTTGGCCAACTGGAAAAGAACTTTCTAAATACACAAGTACAGTAGTGGTAACGGTTCTGCTATTCGCTGCCTTTTTTGCAGTTGTGGATTTTGGGATTACTGAATTGTTAGGTTTAATTATGAATTAA
- the rpmG gene encoding 50S ribosomal protein L33 produces MVHKNAALACTVCGSRNYTITPTEKSRTKRLEVKKFCRYCAKHTLHKETK; encoded by the coding sequence ATGGTTCACAAAAACGCTGCGCTAGCTTGTACTGTATGTGGTTCAAGAAATTACACCATTACACCTACTGAAAAAAGTCGCACAAAACGATTAGAAGTTAAAAAGTTTTGTAGATACTGCGCAAAACATACCCTGCATAAAGAAACGAAATAA